The Vicia villosa cultivar HV-30 ecotype Madison, WI linkage group LG1, Vvil1.0, whole genome shotgun sequence genome includes a region encoding these proteins:
- the LOC131611739 gene encoding uncharacterized protein LOC131611739 encodes MRFHFQESKSTINDEEEENRENSCYYNGCKRNANCNCEFCIASINATLDLVPNSSLTKFSSSKPNFNSYSPITFDSSIFNTPRNPSSCIPPPASPVVKSSAKSNQVQRMEMKNEGKKRFFYSGVGVLNVVVVLGFLLLADFVLSRAVSVIYQPSLSSNLVKRVGEKCHEIHDLNGKLRFLQKELGNVVHGRVSNCSFTDSSWEISQDGLLLNSRCELYKSAMEEVTIWGWPLQTAGMITTGMSVRTLTILSGRVTEWKDGQVSYLIRKANTSWTQPEWGASVLQLDPNTWVLEYQRSSIVDGKGLFSAAKELLKYRISRNIGKMKKNLWLFALSFEDNGSYNWFTTTNYDSKTPT; translated from the exons ATGAGATTCCACTTTCAGGAATCCAAATCCACCATCaacgatgaagaagaagaaaatcgtgAAAACAGCTGCTACTACAATGGCTGCAAGAGAAACGCCAACTGCAACTGTGAATTTTGCATAGCCAGTATCAACGCAACCCTTGATCTCGTACCGAATAGCTCCTTAACCAAGttctcttcttccaaacccaATTTTAACAGCTACTCTCCGATCACCTTTGATTCTTCGATTTTCAACACACCAAGAAACCCTTCTAGCTGTATACCACCACCGGCCAGTCCTGTCGTCAAATCGAGTGCTAAATCGAATCAGGTTCAGAGGATGGAGATGAAGAACGAGGGTAAAAAGCGGTTTTTTTACTCGGGTGTTGGTGTGTTGAATGTGGTGGTGGTTTTGGGATTTCTTTTGCTGGCTGATTTTGTTTTGTCGAGGGCTGTTTCTGTGATTTATCAGCCTTCTTTATCGTCGAATTTGGTGAAAAGGGTCGGTGAGAAATGTCATGAAATTCATGATTTGAATGGAAAGTTGAGGTTTTTGCAGAAAGAATTGGGGAATGTTGTTCATGGAAGAGTTTCAAACTGTAGTTTTACTGATAGCTCTTGGGAAATTAGCCAG gatGGTCTGTTATTGAATTCAAGGTGCGAATTGTACAAATCAGCAATGGAGGAGGTTACAATTTGGGGTTGGCCTCTTCAAACAGCTGGAATGATCACAACTGGGATGTCTGTAAGAACCCTAACTATCTTATCGGGAAGAGTTACTGAG TGGAAAGATGGACAAGTTAGCTATTTGATTAGAAAGGCTAATACCTCATGGACACAACCAGAATGGGGTGCCTCAGTACTTCAACTAGATCCTAACACTTGGGTTCTTGAATATCAAAGGAGCTCTATTGTGGATGGTAAAGGATTGTTTTCTGCAGCAAAGGAGTTGCTCAAATACAGAATCTCAAGGAATATTGGCAAGATGAAGAAAAATCTCTGGCTGTTTGCTCTTAGTTTTGAAGATAATGGTAGCTACAATTGGTTCACAACAACAAACTATGACTCTAAAACCCCAACGTGA